The following are encoded together in the Flavihumibacter fluvii genome:
- the hisIE gene encoding bifunctional phosphoribosyl-AMP cyclohydrolase/phosphoribosyl-ATP diphosphatase HisIE yields the protein MKVDFAKYTDGLVPAIVQDHQTQKVLMLGFMNQEALNHTESTGKVTFYSRSKNRLWTKGEESGHFLDVKSIAADCDNDTLLIKAHPNGPTCHTGADTCWSERNHTENFLFYLEDIIDLRKQASPDESYVAKLFSKGINKVAQKVGEEAVEMVIESKDNNDALFLNESADLLFHYLLLLNAKGFSLQDVIDILKDRHSK from the coding sequence ATGAAAGTGGATTTTGCAAAATATACAGATGGTCTTGTCCCTGCAATTGTGCAGGATCACCAGACCCAAAAAGTACTGATGCTTGGGTTCATGAACCAGGAAGCGTTGAACCATACGGAATCTACCGGTAAAGTGACTTTCTACAGCCGGTCAAAAAACCGGTTGTGGACCAAGGGCGAGGAAAGTGGTCACTTTTTGGACGTGAAATCCATCGCAGCTGATTGCGATAACGATACTTTACTGATCAAGGCCCATCCCAATGGCCCAACCTGCCATACCGGGGCCGATACCTGCTGGAGTGAACGCAACCATACGGAGAATTTCCTTTTTTACCTGGAAGATATTATTGACCTCCGCAAGCAGGCTTCACCAGATGAATCCTATGTGGCAAAGTTGTTTTCCAAAGGAATCAATAAAGTTGCACAAAAAGTTGGTGAAGAGGCCGTGGAAATGGTGATTGAGTCGAAAGACAATAATGACGCTTTGTTCCTGAATGAATCTGCTGACCTCTTGTTCCATTATTTGCTTTTACTTAACGCTAAAGGTTTTAGCTTACAGGATGTAATTGATATCTTGAAAGACAGGCATTCAAAATAA
- a CDS encoding TlpA disulfide reductase family protein translates to MKKCFYTLLLCIPVMGWAQNSRFEITGTVAGLADKSKIFLTNPDDPTDTIASTVSNKNSFVIKGTLPESKLYYLSFFPAEKKSLLFLDNNKIILKGDITKVQLFELNGSPAHTSFLQFQQKFDPYFKEYAKLSEAANKTGVNDSLLQLYKSLVNQVAEAGDEFASAHKDQNIAPFMWATIMQVVNDLPRVERSFLSMSPAVKASFYGKYLSDRINESKIGSIGSPAMEFVQADTSGKPVALSSFKGKYVLVDFWASWCGPCRKENPNLVAAHSRFRDKNFTVLGVSLDNNRDRWIKAISDDQLNWTQVSDLQYWQNEVAVKYKIQTIPQNLLIDPNGVIIGKNLRGQELQLKLCELLGCN, encoded by the coding sequence ATGAAAAAATGCTTTTATACTTTATTGTTATGCATACCCGTTATGGGGTGGGCACAAAATAGCCGATTTGAAATCACTGGAACCGTGGCAGGCCTGGCAGATAAATCGAAGATATTCCTTACGAACCCTGATGATCCCACTGACACGATCGCCAGTACTGTTTCCAACAAAAACTCATTTGTTATAAAAGGTACTTTGCCTGAAAGTAAGCTGTATTATCTCAGTTTTTTTCCTGCTGAAAAAAAGAGTTTGTTATTCCTGGACAATAATAAAATCATTCTGAAAGGCGATATCACAAAAGTGCAGCTATTTGAGTTAAATGGATCACCCGCACATACTTCATTCCTGCAATTCCAGCAGAAATTCGATCCATACTTTAAAGAATATGCGAAGTTGAGTGAAGCTGCCAATAAAACCGGTGTAAATGATAGCCTGTTGCAGTTATATAAGAGCCTGGTGAACCAGGTTGCAGAGGCCGGTGATGAATTTGCCAGTGCACATAAGGACCAGAATATAGCACCATTTATGTGGGCTACCATCATGCAGGTAGTGAATGATTTGCCACGGGTGGAAAGAAGTTTTCTTTCCATGTCACCTGCAGTTAAAGCGAGCTTTTATGGAAAATATTTGTCCGACCGGATTAATGAAAGCAAAATCGGTAGCATCGGTTCTCCGGCCATGGAGTTTGTCCAGGCCGATACAAGTGGTAAGCCTGTTGCTTTGTCCTCTTTTAAAGGCAAATACGTATTGGTAGATTTCTGGGCAAGTTGGTGTGGCCCATGCCGTAAGGAAAACCCCAATCTTGTTGCAGCGCATTCACGTTTCCGGGATAAGAATTTTACAGTTCTGGGTGTTTCATTGGATAATAACCGGGATCGCTGGATCAAAGCAATCAGTGATGACCAGCTGAACTGGACCCAGGTGAGCGACTTGCAATACTGGCAAAATGAAGTGGCAGTTAAATATAAGATCCAGACTATTCCGCAAAACCTTTTAATTGATCCAAATGGTGTCATTATAGGGAAAAATTTACGTGGCCAGGAATTGCAATTAAAACTCTGTGAATTGCTTGGCTGTAATTGA
- a CDS encoding YceI family protein, translating to MKRNIFPLMAITLIICSAFTVKFAQEWKISDNYSIRFNGGDPSGEFKGLMGSLRFDPNDLAGSKFDVSVEVASINTGNGMKNTHAKSAMWFDAEKYPLIKFSSSSITKTTSGFETRGIMEMHGVQKEVVIPFAFEDNTFKGSFEVNRMDYKINVAEPDHGASKFKLEISVPVTK from the coding sequence ATGAAAAGAAACATTTTTCCCCTAATGGCCATAACCTTGATAATCTGCTCGGCATTCACTGTAAAGTTTGCGCAGGAATGGAAGATTTCCGATAATTATTCCATCAGGTTTAACGGCGGAGATCCTTCTGGTGAATTCAAAGGCCTGATGGGTAGTCTCAGGTTTGACCCCAATGACCTGGCAGGTTCAAAGTTTGATGTTTCTGTTGAGGTTGCTTCTATCAATACAGGTAATGGTATGAAGAATACACATGCAAAAAGTGCCATGTGGTTTGACGCCGAAAAATACCCACTGATTAAATTTTCCTCTTCATCGATCACCAAAACTACTTCAGGCTTTGAAACCAGGGGCATCATGGAAATGCATGGAGTCCAGAAAGAAGTGGTCATCCCATTTGCGTTTGAAGACAATACTTTTAAGGGAAGTTTTGAAGTAAACAGGATGGATTATAAAATCAATGTTGCTGAACCAGATCATGGCGCCAGCAAATTCAAACTGGAAATTTCTGTTCCTGTGACTAAATAA